A stretch of DNA from Methylogaea oryzae:
GCTGCTGCGCCACGCCCACGAGCTGTACCTGGGCAGCGCCTGGTATGCGGAAATCCGCCGAGAAGCGCGTCCGCCGAAGGAGCTGCGCGAGGAAGACGACGGGCCGACCTGATCCCGCCGGCTTTAGCGCGCGGCGGGCAGAGCGGCGGCGATTTCCCGGCTCATGGCGGCCAGCGCCTCGCTTTGGCGAGTCGCGATGACGCGATAGTCGCCGGACGCGCCGGGCAAACGAATGTCGGAACGCCCGGCGCGCAGCAGAACATCGCCACGGTACAAACTCCAGCGCGCCTGCAAAACCACCGTGCCGTCCGCCTCGGCGTGGAACTGGCCGATGTCCACTTCCACTTGCACGTCCACCGGCCGCGTGTGGGGCCAAGGATAGGCCAATACCTGGCTCGCGCCGGCCAGACGGCCCAGGTTGTCCGCCAATACCTGAGCGACGTTGTCCTGCAACGGCTCGGCCCAATGCTCGAAATCCGCCAACAACAACTCGCCGCCGCCGGCGCCGGTAACGATGGCGTCCCGATTCAAATAACGCCGCAAAGTCACCGGCCCGACCCCCAACACCGGCACGCTCGCCACAACGGCATCCCTGGCCGCCAGCGCTTGCAGCAAATAGTAATGCGTGGGCGGATTGCGGCCGGCGCAGCCGGCGAGAACGGCGGCGATGGCCAAAGTCATCAAGCTTGCGTGTCGCATCAACGGGCTCCCGAACGTAAATCCTTGCCGTACAGCAGCGCATTGGGATTGCGCTCCAGGTATTCCGCCAGGCCGCGCAAGGAACGGGCGGCGGCGGACAATTCCGTCAGGCTGTTTTCCAGAGGCGCATTGCGGCCGGATAGGTGCTCCAGGGACGCCATGCTGTGCTGCGCCGAAGCCAGGGTTTGCTCCAGGCTCTGCAGGATGCCCGGCAAGCGCTCGCTCAGTTGCTTGGCGACGACACGGGTATCGGCCATCGTCTCCTGCGCATGGTCCGACAGCGGCCCCAAGCGGGCATCCACGTGATTCACCAGCCGCTGGGTATCCTGCAACGTGCCGTTCAAGGACTGCAAAGTGGTGGTCAGTTCCGACGAGGAAGTGAGGCGCTGTAGCTGCTGGGTTGTCAACAACAGGGCGTTGAACAAATCGGCGATAGGCAGCTTGCGCACCTCGCGCACCGCCTCTTCGATGGTCTGCTGGATTTCTTCCTGGCTGGAGCGGATGGCGGGAATTTCCGGCAAGCCGTCTTCCGCGTGACCCACCAGGCTGGCGGTGGTGTTGGGGTAGAAATTCACATCGACATACAGCTGGCCGGTGACGAAGCTGCCCATCTGCAACTGGGCGCGCAAACCGCGCTGGATGAGGGACTGCACATCGGACACCTCGCGATGGCGGCCGGAGCGCCCCACGTCCGTGACCCTATCCAGGTCCACTTCCATCACTACCGGCGTCAACACTTTGTTGTTGGCCTTGTCGTATTCCACCAGCACGTCGCTCACCTTGCCGATGGTCACGCCCTTGAGCTTTACCGGCGCGCCGATGCTGAGGCCGTTCACCGAGCTGTCGAAATAGACAATGACGCGATTGCGGGGAGCGAACCACTGCTGGCCGCCGAACACCAAAACGCCGAGCACCAGCACGGCTACCGCGCCCAATACGAATGCTCCGATCAAAACCGGACTGACTTGCTTGCTCATGGCAACAACATGGCTTGATTAAATCCCATGACAATCCAAAAGGTTATACGGTAAATTATAAGAACATGATACGCCCAGCCACCCAAGCGATGCATATAGGAAACCACCGGAAAGTCACGGAAGAGGTGTTTCGTGCGGCTGCCTAGCTTGCGCTTTGCCGCGTGGTCGCTGCCGATCGCCGCGGCAGCCGTGGCGTTCGCCTCGCCCAGCCTTGCCGGCGACTACCACTTGGGCGAGGGCTATAACGTCGGCTCCCTTAATATTTCCGGCTATTCCAATTTGGTAGCGGAGTTTCCCAACAAGGGTACGTCGGCCCTCACGCTGGACGATCTCAGCGTATTCCTTTCGGGACGCTTCAACCGCTGGCTCAACCCTTTCGTCGAATTCGAGCTGGCTTCAGCGCCCCTGTTCACGGAAAACGGCGGCTTTTTTGAAAAGGGTACGCCCCGCGTCGTGCTGGAACGCGCTTACAACGACTTCCTGATATCGCCGGAATGGACGTTCCGCGCCGGTAAAATGCTTTCCCCGGTAGGCGAATGGAACCAAATCCACGCCGCTCCGCTGGTTTGGACCACCACCCGTCCGTTAACCACCTATTACAACTTCGCCGAATTCGCGTCCGGCGTGTCGCTGCTGTACAACGATCCCGAGGGCAACCTCCCCGACGTGCAGGTGTACTATCAACCGGGCGACGATTTTATGCGCGAGCCCCGCAGGGTTAACCAAGTTCAATATCAAAACGTGGGCGGCATCAACGTCGCTTTCACCAGCGATCTGCAGAAACGCCTGGGGCTGTCCATGCAGCACGCGGAAGACAGCGACACCACCGAACAGCAATGGCTGGCCAGCGTGGATGGGCGCGTATCCTTCGGGGCACTGACGCTCGAGACCCAATGGACCCATAACTGGGTAGGCCAGCCGGACGCGTCCCGCGCGTCCGTGCTTAAACCGAATCAACAGCACCCCCAACGCAACGAATGGGGCGGTTACGTGCAAGCCATTTACGGTTTGGACGAACATTGGAACCTGGTTGCGCGCGGCGAGGCCTTTCAGTCGCGCTATCAGCAAAAACCCAGCGACAACTGGCTGGTGGGCGTCGTCTACCGCCCCGTGCCGGCGGTGTCGTGGAAGGTGGAATATTTGGAAACCAGCGGCGCCCAGCTGGACTTGAGCCGAGGCCTTTATGCGTCCATGGCAGTCCTTTTTTAGACGCGCGCTGCTCAGCGCCTCAATCGGGTTGGCTGCCCTGCTGGGCGGATCGGCCGCGGCCGACGACACCCATGTGCTCATCGTCGCCCATCCGTCCCTGGCGGTGTCCAACCTGTCGACCGAAGACCTGACGCGCATTTATCTGTTGCGGCAAAGCCTATGGCCTGACGGCGCCATGGTCGTCCCGGTCAACCGCGAAGCCAGCAGTCCCGTGCGCAGCCTGTTCACCACGGCGGTCCTGCAGCAAACGGCCAACGCCCTGGCCAACCATTGGCAGCAGATGCACTTCAAGGGCAAAAACCCGCCCCTGGTGCAGGAGTCCGACCAAGCGGTGCTGGCTTTCGTGCAGAAGGTGCCGGGCGCCGTCGGCTATGTCAGCGCGGACACCCCCGTAGGCGACGGCGTCAAAGTGCTGGGTAAACTGCCGTGACAAACGAAGCCGCCGGATTGCCGCCGGTGCGGCATTCGCTGGGGCGACGATTTCTTTTGGTGCTGGCCGGCATCTTCCTGCTCACCTTCCTCAGCGTCGCCGGCACCGTGTTCGGCAGCATACGCAACCATTTAGCCAGCGCCATCCAGGCCAACCTGGGCCAAACCGCCAACGACCGCCTGGAAAAGTTGCAGGCGGAGTTCGCTCGCCAACTCATCGACGTACAAGCCTGGGCCTCGCTGGAAGTGATGAACGACATCATCACCGGCGATATCGACGGACGCATCCGCCGCACGTTGGCGGAGCTGAAAAAGCAGTATGGCCTGCCGGGCCATATCTACGCTTTCGACGACAAGGGAAAACTGGTGGCCTCCAGCCGTCAGGAAGAAGAGCCCGAGGCGGCGGATATGCCTCCGGCATGGCAGGTGGACAGCCCGGAGGCGTTTTTCGTCGACAAGCACGATAACCCGTTGACCAAAGGCTCCGGCGTGGCTTTCGGCCGCGTCATCCACGCCAGCTTCAACCCAGCGTTGCGCCTGGGAACGCTGGTCATCGCCTACCCCTGGAGCGCCATCGAGCAAGAGCTGGAAAACCGCTCAACGCTGCTGCTGTTGCTCTCCCCGCAAACGAGCCAGGCGCTATTCGTAGCCCGCGAGTTGCCGCCGCTGGACGGCGCGACCATTCCCACACTGTTCGGCGCCCAGGAAGAAATCAGCCTGGGCGGACAGACGTTCCTTGCCGGCGCCGCCGACAGCGCCGGCAAGCGAGCGGTGGCCGGCCTTAACTGGACATTGCTGGCCCTCACGGAAAAGCAGCAGGCCCTGGAACCCATACGGGAAGCCGCTGTGCAAATGCTGCTGTTAGGGCTAGCCATCGCCGTTCCCATTACGCTGTTGATACTGTGGCTAACCCGGCGCCTGGTGCGCCCAATCACCTCCCTGACCAGCGCGGTGGCCCACATCACCGCCTCCTCCGACTTATCGCAACGGGTAAAGGTGGACAGCGACGATGAACTGGGGGTCTTGAGCGAGGCGTTCAACGCCATGACCGCCAAGCTGCAGGCCAGCCTACAAGCGCTGGCGCAACTCAATCGCACGCTGGAGCAGAAAGTCGCCGACCGCACGGAGAAACTACAAGCCACCAATGACGAATTGCAATCCACCATTGAGCAGCTGAAGTCGGCGCAAACCCAACTGGTGCAACAGGAAAAGATGGCCTCCCTCGGCCAGCTGGTCGCCGGTGTCGCCCACGAGCTGAACAACCCGATCGGCTCCATTTACGCCAATTTACCCATCTTGGACGAATATGTGCGCGACCTGATCGCCCTGGTGGAGCACATCCAGCAACTGCCGCTATCCGAGGAGCATAAACGCGCGCTGCAAGACAAACTGGACGAAATCGACTTCGATTTCGTCCGAAAAGACGCCGGCAACTTGGTAGCCAGCGGCAAAAACGCCGCGAACCGGGTTAAGGAAATCGTCGGTTCACTACGCAATTTCTCCCGCCTGGACGAGGCGGAACTGAAAGATGTTTTGTTGGAGGACGGCCTGGACAGCACCCTGGCCCTACTGCACCACCAAACCAAGAACCGCATCGAAATCGTCCGCCATTACAGCTTGAACCGGCCGGTCAGCTGTTATGCCGGGCAGATCAATCAAGTATTCATGAACCTGCTGGGCAATGCCATTCAGGCCATCGAAGGCGCGGGAACGATTACGCTGGACACGGCGCTCGAGGGCGAAAACGCGGTTGTGAAAGTCCGCGACAGCGGCTCGGGCATTTCGCAGGAAAACCTGAACAAAATTTTCGACCCTTTCTTCACTACGAAAAAAATCGGCGAAGGCACGGGTTTAGGGCTATCCATCACCTATGGCATCATCGAAAAACACCACGGCGCCATAGCCGTGGACAGCGCCGTCGGCCAAGGCACCTGTTTCACCATTACCCTACCCCTAACCCAAAGGGCGTAAGAGCACCCATCATGTATACGCTGCTTTTTGTAGACGACGAACGGGACATCCTCGACAGCATGCAACGGACGTTTCGGCGCGGCTATAAAACCCTGGTCGCCAACTCCGGCACAGAAGCGCTGGAGCTAATCAACAGCACGCCGGTCGACCTCATCATATCCGATCAACGTATGCCTGACCTGGGCGGCGACGTCGTGCTCCAGCACGCCCTCGCCAACCAGCCCGAAGCCATCCGCATCCTGCTCACCGGGTACGCGGACATGGAATCCCTGGTACGTTGCGTCAACGACGCGCAGATCTACAAGTACATCGCCAAACCGTGGGAACCGGAAGACCTGCGCCTCACCGTGGTCCGCGCGCTGGAGAGCTTGGAACTGACGCGCAAGCTGGCTCACGCCAACGAGTCCTTAAAAAAGGCCTACCTCAACGCCATAACGATGCTGTCGGTGGCCTGCGAAGGCAAGGACGAAGATACCGGCTTCCACGTGCAAAGGGTGCAACACTACACTGAAGCCCTGGCGCTGGAACTGGGGGTCGCCCCCGAAGAGGCGGAGCACATGGGCATCATGAGCATCCTGCACGATATAGGTAAGCTTTACATACCCGACGCCATCCTTAAAAAACCCGCCAAGCTGGACGACTCCGAGTGGTCCGTCATGCGTGAACACGCGCTGCACGGCGTGAAAATTCTCGGCGACGATCCGTTTTTCGAAGTAGCCCGGGTCATCGCGATCTCGCACCACGAGAATTTCGACGGCAGCGGATACCCGGAAGGCTTGGTTGGCGAGGCCATTCCGCTGGCGGCCCGCATCGCAAAGTTAGCGGACGTGTTCGACGCGCTCACTTCGAAACGGCCCTACAAAACCCCATGGCCGCTGGAACAGGTGCTCGAACATATTCAAAGCCAAGCCGGCACCCACTTCGACCCCAAGGCCGTCGCCGCCCTCATGCGTTTAATGGAAAACGGCACCATCAGCGACATCATGCAGCGCTTCCATGGTCCCCAAGCGGGCGTCGAGCCCAGCTAGCGGACGCTACGCTCGTCGGCCGGCAATCGCCGCATCAAAAAGGCGCGAACTTTCGGATCGGTGCATTGCTCTTTCAAGGTTTTCGGCGCCCCCATGGCGATGGCCGTCTGCGTCTCCCCGTCGAGGAATATGCCGTTATCGCCAATGGCGAATATGGACTCCAACTCGTGGGTAACCACGATAAAGCTGGCACCCAGGCTATCGCGCAAACGCAATATCAATTCGTCCAACAAGCGCGCGTTGACCGGATCCAATCCCGCCGAGGGTTCGTCGAAAAACAGTATGTCGGGGTCGAGCGCCATAGCCCGTGCCAATGCCGCCCGTTTTTTCATCCCTCCGCTCAGTTGCGCTGGGTAATGGTCTTCATAACCCGACAGCCCCACCAACGCCAACTTGTAGGCGACCACGTCTTGGATATCGGCCTTGCTGAGGGGCGTGTATTGCTCCAACGGCAACGCCACATTCTCCCCCACCGTCATGGCGCTCCATAACGCGCCCTGTTGATACAGCACGCCGAAAGTGCGCTTCAACGCGTTGCGCCGCGGCTCACCGGCGCGCCAATAACTTTCGTCGCCGTAATAAACATCGCCGGCCAGCGGCTCCATGAGACCGATCATGTGCCTCAACAGGGTGCTTTTACCGCACCCGCTGCCGCCCATGATGAGAAAAATCTCGCCGCTTTCGACCTTAAACGTCAGGTCGCGCTGGACGACGCGATCTCCGTAACCGATACACAGGTCTTTGACATGAACCGGCGGCGCCTTTCTCATGGCTCAGATATTCAGCGTCGTGATGAGCAAGGTCAAAATCGCATCCGCCACAACGACCCAGACGATGCTAGTGACCACCGCGCTTGTCGCGGCATACCCCACGTCGCTGGAACTCGTGCCACAGCGCAGGCCGCGCATGCACCCGGCCGCGCCCACCAATACGGCGAACACCACCGACTTGCCGATTCCCACGTTGAAATCCGACATATGCAGCCAAACACGGCTTTCGTTGAAATATTCCAACATGGAAATATCGAACAACGCGGCCGTTACGACCGCCCCTCCGACAATCCCCATGAAATCCGCGTAAATGCACAAGACCGGCATCGCCAACACCAGCGCCAATATTCGGGGAATCACCAAAAACTCCATGGGATCGATGCCCAAGGTATGCAAGGCGTCCGTTTCTTCATTGACCCGCATCGAGCCGAGTTCAGCCGCATAAGCGGCGCCGGTTCTGCCCGCCATAATAACGGCGGTCATCATGGCGCCCATTTCCTTCGCCATGCCCAGTCCGACCAAATCGGCGATGTATAGCTGCGCGCCGAACTGCCGCAATTGCACCGCGCCGATAAAGGCCAAAATCATCCCCACCAGAAAGCTGATCAAGGTGATGATCGGAACCGCATTCGGTCCGCATTGTTGCAACAAGCGCGCTAACGAGCCGGGACGCCCGCGCGCCTTGCCTCGAACAAAGGCGCCCAAGGCGCAGGCCAGCATACCGACAAACGCCAACTGGGCTTTAAACTCGGCGATCCTATCCAAGGCCGCGCTGCCTATGCGGGCGACCAGCGGGACAGGAAGCTCGATTTTGCCTTCACCGATATCGCTCCCCCGCCCTTCCGCAAGATTCAACAACGCGCTGGCCGACTCGGGCAATTCTGCGCCCTCAATCACCAGCGCCCGTTGCCGGCAAACCGCCGTTATCCGGCGAACCACCAGGAGCAACGTGCTGTCCCACCGGCCGAGACGCGTTGCGTCCAAAACCACGTGCGCCGCCCCGTCCAATGACGCCAAAGCCGATAGCAATTCGCCACAAGGCGGCACCCCCGCGAATAGGCTCCACTCTCCCGCCAAATACACCCTCAAGGAGCACCGACCCTCGGCGCACCAAGACAACCGGGGCAAGCCCATGACATCGTCGCTACTCAAGCGACGCGGCGCAGCGGATTTCGACAGGTCAGTATTCATCTAATAGGGAAGGACAGCTTAGAAGTCACGATACGATATCTCGCCGACCCGCGATCGACCAGGCATCGAATTATATGGCAGGGTATATCCAAGCGAGAAACCCCAGAAATAAAAAGGCCCCGGCGGCGTGAGCCGACGGGGCCTCGTTTGCTGACCCCTGCGTAGCCGAGGCTACGCAGGGCCGGCCTTCTTACATGAAGGTCGGGATCAGCGGTGCGTCAATGGTGGTCTGCGTACGAGTGCCAGACGCATCATAGAAGAACAGGATGCCGGCGAAACGGCTATCCGGATCGTAGATGATGTCGGACAAACGATACACTTCCCAAGCGGCGTCGGAAGCCTGTACCTTCACGGTACGGGTTTCACCCGGAGCCAGCGGGCTGTTGTCGCTTACGCTCAGACCGTCTTCAGCCAGCAAGTCTTCCGGATAACCGGTTTCGTCTTTGGACACGGAAGCGTTCATGAAACGTACGGACGCGGTGTAGAACTCACCCAGCTGCACAGGGCTGCTGCCGGTGTTGGTCATGGTCAGGGTCATGTTCATGGAACGACCCGGTACGCGGTATACAGCGTCTTCAACCTTAACCTTAACCACAGCCTTCGGCATGTCGATCGCCTTGATGCCACGAACCGTACCAGCCTGCAACGGAATCGTTACCGGGTACTGGTTGTTCGCGCTGCTCATAGCGAATACAACGATCAGGATCGTTGCTGCACCAAAGCCCATGGATACCTTCTTGTCGCCTGCGGTAACCAGCTCGTCGGTGCGACCAGCCTTAACCATCAGGAAACGCGGCAGCCATACCGGGCGACGGCACCAGTACAACATCCAAGCCACACCAAAGGCATACCAGAAGGCGTGCCAGAAGTAGGTGTTGCCCAGGTTGTAGTTTTCCAGGTCAACCGTCTGGCCGGTCAGGGTCGTCACCGGGTTGGTGAAGCTGCCCATGGAGCCATTGATGGTGATCCACTTGCCGGGGCCGATGATCGGACCACCGCCTTCAACGTTCAACATGGTGTGAACGTGCCAGTCGCCAGGACGACGAGCCTTCAGAACCACGCGGAAGTCGTAGGTGGAACCCACTTCCAAACGTACGGAACGCGGCACCAGCTGACCGCCGATGTAGGATTCCTTACGGATGAATACCGGGCCGGGGATACCGATGTTCAGGAACGCGTCGTCCGGATCCGCTACGGTTTCCGGCCAACCTTCGAATACGTGGAACTTACCAGTAATTTCCACTTCTTCGTTAACGTTCACTGCTTCTTTCGACCACTTCAGGTCGTACCAGTGAATCGTACGCATACGCATGAATGCTGCCTGCGACTTTTCACCGTGGGCCGATGCCGTCGGAGCATAAACGCTTGCCGCCAGCGCGATCAGCAGCCCTACTGCGGACCACTTCGTTATTGTTTTCATATTACTTCTTCCTCTTGGTAGGAATATTTCAGTCGTTCTAGAAGCGCCTGCCTCAGCTATACGCCGTACAGACACCACTCGTCACACCCAGAACACCACGCTTTTGACCACTTGGCGCTCCAGGCGCACGCCTTTCGTTTTCCCGTCGACTTAATTAGGTCTGTTGCAGGAAACGGGTGCTAGCAAACCAACGACCCACGAAATGCCACATGAAGTAAATCAAGATGGACATAAAGGCCGAGAAGAATGCAGACACAGGCGCCACGTCCTTACCAAAGGTTCTCAGAGTACCTTTTTCCACCATGCGGATGTACTCAGGCGTACCGGTACGTACGTAGTTGTAACCCTGGATGTCGGCAATCGACATCAGCATGCCGTTGTATTCCACCGGCACGTGCAGCGGTGCAATGATCGGCCAGTTGCCCGGGTAGAAAATCAAACCCCAGCCCATGGCGCCAATGATCGCCGTAAACAGGTAGCTGCCGCTCATGCACAGCACTACGTCCAACAGAATCGCGCCAGGCGTCAGAATTGCCGGGAACACGAAGTTTACCGGGAAGTAGGTCCAACCCCAGAAGTTGAAGTAGCGGTTGATCCACTCACCCAACACCAGAGCCAGTACGCAAACCGTCGCGCCCCAGGGCAGACGGAAGTTTTCCCACAACCAAACCTGAACAGCAGCCGGGAACGTGACCAGCACGATCGGGGTTACCGTTACCCACAGACGACGGTCTTTCCAGTCAGCCCAGAAGTCCCAGTCACCCATGGTCAACATGGCGTGAATGTGATAGGAACCTACCACTACGAAGAAAACGATGAACAATATCAAATAGTCAATCGTTCTCGAAACCTGCACCGCTTCGGCATGCGACCGAACTGCAGATTGAAGTGTGCTCATGAGTTACCTCCAATTATCTTATTGTCGTTCTTACAGGTCAGGGCACAGATCACGGCCCATCAGCGGAGTCAGGCTGTCCATGATCTGCAGCACAACGCCCATCACAGCCAGAGCCAGCCAGCCGAAGATCACGAAGCCGTAGTGCAGCGGAGCTACGAACAGCTCTTCCATGAACCAGAAGGTGTGACCCCATTCGTTCAGACCTACGTTCGGCAGAATCATGAACGGACCTACCACGGTGATCAGGTACGGCAGGGACATGCCCTTGTTCCAGTGCGGAAGACGGGTCTTCGCGTACAGGAAGGAAGCAAAACCCGTGATGATGTAGATCGGGTAGGTCAGGTAGAACTCAATGATGTGCGACGGCGTGAAGTCGGTGTCGCGCACCACGGTCTGGTGCCAGGTGCCGTCCTGTTCGGTGAAGTAGGAAGCACCCCAGTAGATGGCCCATGCGTAGGCGAACAGCCATACCAGGTGGGTCATGTTGCGGCGCAGCTCTTCACGCGGGGTGATAGCAGCCAGGTTACGGTCGCGGCTCTTCCACAGGTAGCCCCACAGGATGGAAGCCGTGGTGATTTCCAGCACGATTTCGATGTACAGGAAGTTCATCCAGTACGTTTCGAATTCCGGTGCGAATGCGTCCAGGCCAGCGGACCAGCCGTAAACACCTTCGTACCAGCGAACCCAAAAGTAGAACACCGTGTACAGCATAAATGCGAACGTCAGCCAGCCCTTGTCCAACAGGGGCTTGTCCTGAGCGCCAGCAACCGAAAGAGACGTTGCAGCCATGTTATTACCTCCTAATGACAACTTTTTTGAGCTTTTTAAACGCCGCGAACGGCGTTTATCGGCTCTTTTTTTCCTTTTCCAACCCTGCCCGTATACGCCATGTATGCCGAGTGCAGGGACCCTGCTCCTAAGGTGAGGCGACAGCATAACAGCTCGCCCCTGCTTGTCAACACACCTTCAAACTGTGAAATACGCCTCAGACAAAATAAAAAGGCCCCGCCGGCATGAGCCGACGGGGCCTCGTTTGCTGACCCCTGCGTAGCCGAGGCTACGCAGGGCCGGCCTTCTTACATGAAGGTCGGGATCAGCGGTGCGTCAATGGTGGTCTGCGTACGAGTGCCAGACGCATCATAGAAGAACAGGATGCCGGCGAAACGGCTATCCGGATCGTAGATGATGTCGGACAAACGATACACTTCCCAAGCGGCGTCGGAAGCCTGTACCTTCACGGTACGGGTTTCACCCGGAGCCAGCGGGCTGTTGTCGCTTACGCTCAGACCGTCTTCAGCCAGCAAGTCTTCCGGATAACCGGTTTCGTCTTTGGACACGGAAGCGTTCATGAAACGTACGGACGCGGTGTAGAACTCACCCAGCTGCACAGGGCTGCTGCCGGTGTTGGTCATGGTCAGGGTCATGTTCATGGAACGACCCGGTACGCGGTATACAGCGTCTTCAACCTTAACCTTAACCACAGCCTTCGGCATGTCGATCGCCTTGATGCCACGAACCGTACCAGCCTGCAACGGAATCGTTACCGGGTACTGGTTGTTCGCGCTGCTCATAGCGAATACAACGATCAGGATCGTTGCTGCACCAAAGCCCATGGATACCTTCTTGTCGCCTGCGGTAACCAGCTCGTCGGTGCGACCAGCCTTAACCATCAGGAAACGCGGCAGCCATACCGGGCGACGGCACCAGTACAACATCCAAGCCACACCAAAGGCATACCAGAAGGCGTGCCAGAAGTAGGTGTTGCCCAGGTTGTAGTTTTCCAGGTCAACCGTCTGGCCGGTCAGGGTCGTCACCGGGTTGGTGAAGCTGCCCATGGAGCCATTGATGGTGATCCACTTGCCGGGGCCGATGATCGGACCACCGCCTTCAACGTTCAACATGGTGTGAACGTGCCAGTCGCCAGGACGACGAGCCTTCAGAACCACGCGGAAGTCGTAGGTGGAACCCACTTCCAAACGTACGGAACGCGGCACCAGCTGACCGCCGATGTAGGATTCCTTACGGATGAATACCGGGCCGGGGATACCGATGTTCAGGAACGCGTCGTCCGGATCCGCTACGGTTTCCGGCCAACCTTCGAATACGTGGAACTTACCAGTAATTTCCACTTCTTCGTTAACGTTCACTGCTTCTTTCGACCACTTCAGGTCGTACCAGTGAATCGTACGCATACGCATGAATGCTGCCTGCGACTTTTCACCGTGGGCCGATGCCGTCGGAGCATAAACGCTTGCCGCCAGCGCGATCAGCAGCCCTACTGCGGACCACTTCGTTATTGTTTTCATATTACTTCTTCCTCTTGGTAGGAATATTTCAGTCGTTCTAGAAGCGCCTGCCTCAGCTATACGCCGTACAGACACCACTCGTCACACCCAGAACACCACGCTTTTGACCACTTGGCGCTCCAGGCGCACGCCTTTCGTTTTCCCGTCGACTTAATTAGGTCTGTTGCAGGAAACGGGTGCTAGCAAACCAACGACCCACGAAATGCCACATGAAGTAAATCAAGATGGACATAAAGGCCGAGAAGAATGCAGACACAGGCGCCACGTCCTTACCAAAGGTTCTCAGAGTACCTTTTTCCACCATGCGGATGTACTCAGGCGTACCGGTACGTACGTAGTTGTAACCCTGGATGTCGGCAATCGACATCAGCATGCCGTTGTATTCCACCGGCACGTGCAGCGGTGCAATGATCGGCCAGTTGCCCGGGTAGAAAATCAAACCCCAGCCCATGGCGCCAATGATCGCCGTAAACAGGTAGCTGCCGCTCATGCACAGCACTACGTCCAACAGAATCGCGCCAGGCGTCAGAAT
This window harbors:
- a CDS encoding PqiC family protein, which gives rise to MRHASLMTLAIAAVLAGCAGRNPPTHYYLLQALAARDAVVASVPVLGVGPVTLRRYLNRDAIVTGAGGGELLLADFEHWAEPLQDNVAQVLADNLGRLAGASQVLAYPWPHTRPVDVQVEVDIGQFHAEADGTVVLQARWSLYRGDVLLRAGRSDIRLPGASGDYRVIATRQSEALAAMSREIAAALPAAR
- a CDS encoding MlaD family protein, with protein sequence MSKQVSPVLIGAFVLGAVAVLVLGVLVFGGQQWFAPRNRVIVYFDSSVNGLSIGAPVKLKGVTIGKVSDVLVEYDKANNKVLTPVVMEVDLDRVTDVGRSGRHREVSDVQSLIQRGLRAQLQMGSFVTGQLYVDVNFYPNTTASLVGHAEDGLPEIPAIRSSQEEIQQTIEEAVREVRKLPIADLFNALLLTTQQLQRLTSSSELTTTLQSLNGTLQDTQRLVNHVDARLGPLSDHAQETMADTRVVAKQLSERLPGILQSLEQTLASAQHSMASLEHLSGRNAPLENSLTELSAAARSLRGLAEYLERNPNALLYGKDLRSGAR
- a CDS encoding OprO/OprP family phosphate-selective porin gives rise to the protein MRLPSLRFAAWSLPIAAAAVAFASPSLAGDYHLGEGYNVGSLNISGYSNLVAEFPNKGTSALTLDDLSVFLSGRFNRWLNPFVEFELASAPLFTENGGFFEKGTPRVVLERAYNDFLISPEWTFRAGKMLSPVGEWNQIHAAPLVWTTTRPLTTYYNFAEFASGVSLLYNDPEGNLPDVQVYYQPGDDFMREPRRVNQVQYQNVGGINVAFTSDLQKRLGLSMQHAEDSDTTEQQWLASVDGRVSFGALTLETQWTHNWVGQPDASRASVLKPNQQHPQRNEWGGYVQAIYGLDEHWNLVARGEAFQSRYQQKPSDNWLVGVVYRPVPAVSWKVEYLETSGAQLDLSRGLYASMAVLF
- a CDS encoding sensor histidine kinase; this translates as MTNEAAGLPPVRHSLGRRFLLVLAGIFLLTFLSVAGTVFGSIRNHLASAIQANLGQTANDRLEKLQAEFARQLIDVQAWASLEVMNDIITGDIDGRIRRTLAELKKQYGLPGHIYAFDDKGKLVASSRQEEEPEAADMPPAWQVDSPEAFFVDKHDNPLTKGSGVAFGRVIHASFNPALRLGTLVIAYPWSAIEQELENRSTLLLLLSPQTSQALFVARELPPLDGATIPTLFGAQEEISLGGQTFLAGAADSAGKRAVAGLNWTLLALTEKQQALEPIREAAVQMLLLGLAIAVPITLLILWLTRRLVRPITSLTSAVAHITASSDLSQRVKVDSDDELGVLSEAFNAMTAKLQASLQALAQLNRTLEQKVADRTEKLQATNDELQSTIEQLKSAQTQLVQQEKMASLGQLVAGVAHELNNPIGSIYANLPILDEYVRDLIALVEHIQQLPLSEEHKRALQDKLDEIDFDFVRKDAGNLVASGKNAANRVKEIVGSLRNFSRLDEAELKDVLLEDGLDSTLALLHHQTKNRIEIVRHYSLNRPVSCYAGQINQVFMNLLGNAIQAIEGAGTITLDTALEGENAVVKVRDSGSGISQENLNKIFDPFFTTKKIGEGTGLGLSITYGIIEKHHGAIAVDSAVGQGTCFTITLPLTQRA
- a CDS encoding HD-GYP domain-containing protein, encoding MYTLLFVDDERDILDSMQRTFRRGYKTLVANSGTEALELINSTPVDLIISDQRMPDLGGDVVLQHALANQPEAIRILLTGYADMESLVRCVNDAQIYKYIAKPWEPEDLRLTVVRALESLELTRKLAHANESLKKAYLNAITMLSVACEGKDEDTGFHVQRVQHYTEALALELGVAPEEAEHMGIMSILHDIGKLYIPDAILKKPAKLDDSEWSVMREHALHGVKILGDDPFFEVARVIAISHHENFDGSGYPEGLVGEAIPLAARIAKLADVFDALTSKRPYKTPWPLEQVLEHIQSQAGTHFDPKAVAALMRLMENGTISDIMQRFHGPQAGVEPS
- a CDS encoding ABC transporter ATP-binding protein, with translation MRKAPPVHVKDLCIGYGDRVVQRDLTFKVESGEIFLIMGGSGCGKSTLLRHMIGLMEPLAGDVYYGDESYWRAGEPRRNALKRTFGVLYQQGALWSAMTVGENVALPLEQYTPLSKADIQDVVAYKLALVGLSGYEDHYPAQLSGGMKKRAALARAMALDPDILFFDEPSAGLDPVNARLLDELILRLRDSLGASFIVVTHELESIFAIGDNGIFLDGETQTAIAMGAPKTLKEQCTDPKVRAFLMRRLPADERSVR